From a region of the Thioalkalivibrio sp. XN279 genome:
- the trxB gene encoding thioredoxin-disulfide reductase has protein sequence MSDPKHCRVLILGSGPAGYSAAVYAARANLRPVLVTGVEQGGQLMTTTDVDNWPGDDAGVQGPELMERMRRHAERFETEIVFDHIHKVNLSSRPFLLEGDSGSYTCDALIIATGATARYLGLPSEEKFKGRGVSACATCDGFFYRNQAVAVIGGGNTAVEEALYLSNLASHVTLVHRRDALRAEKIMQQKLFEKAGPGGNVTLLWDHVVDEVLGDETGLTGVRVRNTRNPQLTQDLEVTGMFVAIGHTPNTGIFAGQLEMEHGYIKVTSGSRGNATATSVPGVFAAGDVSDPIYRQAVTSAGSGCMAALDAERWLETAGLTTPLEVAQAG, from the coding sequence ATGAGCGATCCCAAGCACTGCCGGGTCCTGATCCTGGGTTCCGGCCCTGCCGGCTACAGCGCAGCGGTTTACGCCGCGCGCGCCAACCTGCGTCCCGTGCTGGTCACCGGCGTCGAGCAGGGCGGCCAGCTGATGACCACCACCGACGTCGACAACTGGCCCGGCGACGACGCCGGCGTACAGGGCCCCGAACTGATGGAACGGATGCGCAGGCACGCCGAGCGCTTCGAGACCGAGATCGTCTTCGACCACATCCACAAGGTGAATCTTAGCTCGCGTCCCTTCCTGCTCGAGGGTGACAGCGGCAGCTATACCTGCGACGCGCTGATCATCGCCACGGGCGCCACGGCACGCTACCTCGGCCTGCCCTCGGAAGAGAAGTTCAAGGGCCGCGGCGTGTCCGCCTGCGCGACCTGCGACGGCTTCTTCTATCGCAACCAGGCGGTCGCCGTGATCGGCGGCGGCAACACCGCCGTGGAGGAGGCCCTGTACCTTTCCAACCTGGCCTCGCACGTCACCCTGGTGCACCGGCGCGATGCGCTGCGCGCCGAGAAGATCATGCAGCAAAAGCTGTTCGAGAAGGCCGGCCCCGGCGGCAACGTCACGCTGCTCTGGGACCACGTGGTCGACGAGGTGCTCGGCGACGAGACTGGCCTGACCGGCGTGCGCGTGCGCAACACCAGGAACCCGCAACTCACGCAGGACCTCGAGGTGACCGGCATGTTCGTTGCCATCGGCCATACGCCCAACACCGGCATCTTCGCGGGCCAGCTGGAGATGGAGCACGGCTATATCAAGGTCACCAGCGGCAGCCGCGGCAACGCGACGGCCACCAGCGTGCCCGGCGTGTTCGCGGCCGGCGACGTCTCCGACCCGATCTATCGCCAGGCCGTGACCTCCGCCGGCTCCGGTTGCATGGCGGCGCTTGATGCTGAACGCTGGCTGGAGACCGCGGGGCTTACCACGCCCCTGGAGGTCGCGCAGGCGGGCTGA
- the lolA gene encoding outer membrane lipoprotein chaperone LolA, giving the protein MDRISMMRRFPCFACAALALLAVAAAWAPAAARAQDVPGTEQPSRAPELLRAFLAETVTLEAAFSQVLLEADSQHTQVSTGRFYLHRPQRFRWDYEAPVPQLVVADGENLWLYDPDLEQATMRRLDDGLSSTPAMLLSGDGSLDDSFRIGAAYREDGFDWVELAPLSGEADFAGVRVGFVDGVLASMELIDALGQTTIIRFEEVVVNEPLDAALFQFVPPPGADVIRDAGY; this is encoded by the coding sequence ATGGACAGGATCAGCATGATGCGTCGTTTTCCCTGCTTTGCATGCGCCGCACTGGCGTTGCTCGCGGTGGCTGCCGCGTGGGCGCCCGCTGCGGCCCGCGCCCAGGACGTCCCCGGGACGGAGCAGCCTTCCCGTGCGCCGGAGTTGCTGCGAGCCTTTCTCGCCGAGACGGTCACGCTCGAGGCCGCTTTCAGCCAGGTGCTGCTGGAGGCTGACAGCCAGCACACCCAGGTCAGCACCGGGCGCTTCTACCTGCATCGACCGCAGCGCTTCCGCTGGGACTACGAGGCCCCGGTGCCGCAACTGGTGGTGGCCGACGGGGAGAACCTCTGGCTCTACGATCCCGACCTCGAGCAGGCCACGATGCGCCGGCTCGACGATGGCCTGTCCAGCACGCCGGCGATGCTGTTGTCCGGCGACGGCTCGCTGGATGACTCTTTTCGCATCGGCGCTGCGTACCGCGAGGATGGCTTCGACTGGGTGGAGCTGGCGCCGCTCTCCGGCGAGGCCGATTTTGCCGGCGTGCGCGTGGGCTTCGTCGATGGGGTGCTGGCGTCGATGGAGCTGATCGACGCGCTGGGGCAGACGACCATCATCCGCTTCGAGGAGGTGGTGGTGAACGAGCCCCTGGACGCCGCCTTGTTCCAGTTCGTGCCGCCGCCGGGGGCTGACGTCATCCGCGACGCGGGATACTGA
- a CDS encoding NUDIX hydrolase, whose amino-acid sequence MDRFARKELKHAPAARPDGSPLAETPWRRDSRAQRFANPFFTIFEDQAWNGRAGRHFDYGIISFRNRAVGILPLEPDGRVWLVGQHRYAVDEFTWELPMGGVPLEANLLDGARRELQEETGLTAEHWELLLPQVQLSNSVTDEVGTVFLARELTEGAMAPEASEELWVITVPWQEAVHAALDGRITDSLTVAGLLALAARAADFGLAPLGSNSGRP is encoded by the coding sequence ATGGACCGCTTTGCCCGCAAGGAACTCAAGCACGCGCCCGCCGCACGACCGGACGGCTCGCCCCTCGCCGAAACACCTTGGCGTCGCGACAGCCGGGCGCAGCGCTTCGCCAATCCCTTCTTCACCATCTTCGAAGACCAGGCCTGGAACGGCCGCGCCGGGCGCCACTTCGACTACGGCATTATTTCCTTCCGCAACCGGGCGGTCGGCATCCTGCCGCTGGAGCCGGATGGGCGGGTGTGGCTGGTAGGCCAGCACCGCTATGCCGTCGACGAATTCACCTGGGAGTTGCCGATGGGCGGCGTGCCGCTGGAGGCCAACCTGCTGGACGGCGCACGGCGCGAACTGCAGGAAGAAACCGGGCTCACGGCCGAGCACTGGGAGCTGCTGCTACCGCAGGTGCAGCTCTCCAACTCGGTCACTGACGAGGTCGGCACGGTGTTCCTCGCCCGCGAGCTGACGGAAGGCGCGATGGCCCCCGAGGCGAGCGAGGAATTGTGGGTGATCACGGTGCCCTGGCAGGAGGCGGTGCATGCCGCCCTCGACGGCCGCATCACCGATTCACTCACTGTTGCCGGTCTGCTCGCCCTCGCTGCGCGCGCGGCGGATTTCGGCCTCGCGCCCCTCGGCTCGAATTCCGGGCGTCCCTAG
- the ald gene encoding alanine dehydrogenase, protein MRIGVPREIKPLEGRVGLIPAACAELVRAGHEVFIEASAGVKSGYADPAFEAVGVQVLPDAAEVYGRAEMIVKVKEPIEGDLALLRKDHLLFCYLHLAALPALTERLCQIGCTAVAFETVEDERGRLPLLAPMSDIAGRLSMQVATHLLHQPQGGKGILLGGVPAAKRGKVVVLGGGVAGSNSAIIAAGLGAEVTIFDMDRDKLVAARAIGPNVTGLYPHTHDVADAVAQADIVVGSVLVTGERAPHVVSAEMVQAMQPGSVIADISVDQGGCVETTRPTTWEDPTYIEHGVVHFTVTNMPGAVPRTSSQALSAAIAPYAMRLAAGNWRQVPSLQKGINVDAGEVVHPALFK, encoded by the coding sequence ATGCGTATCGGTGTGCCGCGCGAGATCAAGCCGCTGGAGGGCCGCGTCGGGCTCATTCCGGCCGCCTGTGCCGAGTTGGTGCGTGCAGGTCACGAGGTCTTCATCGAGGCCTCGGCCGGAGTCAAGAGCGGTTATGCCGACCCCGCCTTCGAGGCGGTCGGCGTGCAAGTGCTGCCGGATGCGGCCGAGGTATACGGCCGCGCCGAGATGATCGTCAAGGTGAAGGAGCCGATCGAGGGGGACCTGGCCCTGCTGCGCAAGGACCATCTCCTGTTCTGCTACCTGCACCTGGCGGCCCTGCCGGCGCTGACCGAGCGCCTGTGCCAGATCGGCTGCACCGCGGTGGCGTTCGAGACTGTCGAGGACGAGCGCGGGCGGCTGCCGCTGCTCGCACCCATGAGCGACATCGCCGGGCGGCTGTCGATGCAGGTTGCGACCCACCTGCTGCACCAGCCCCAGGGCGGCAAGGGCATCCTGCTCGGCGGCGTGCCGGCGGCCAAGCGGGGCAAGGTCGTGGTGCTCGGCGGCGGCGTCGCCGGGAGCAACTCCGCGATCATCGCGGCCGGGCTCGGGGCCGAGGTCACGATCTTCGACATGGACCGCGACAAGCTGGTGGCGGCGCGCGCCATCGGGCCGAACGTGACCGGGCTGTACCCGCACACGCATGACGTCGCCGATGCCGTGGCGCAGGCGGACATCGTCGTCGGCTCGGTGCTGGTCACCGGCGAGCGCGCACCGCACGTGGTGAGCGCGGAGATGGTGCAGGCCATGCAGCCGGGCAGCGTGATTGCCGACATCTCGGTGGACCAGGGCGGTTGCGTCGAGACCACGCGCCCCACCACCTGGGAAGATCCCACCTACATCGAGCATGGCGTGGTGCATTTCACGGTGACGAACATGCCCGGCGCCGTGCCGCGCACTTCGTCCCAGGCCTTGTCGGCGGCGATTGCGCCGTATGCCATGCGGCTCGCGGCCGGCAACTGGCGCCAGGTGCCTTCCCTGCAGAAGGGTATCAACGTGGACGCCGGCGAGGTTGTCCACCCGGCGCTTTTCAAGTAG
- a CDS encoding replication-associated recombination protein A, with protein sequence MARGESGADMRPLADRMRPRSLAEYAGQAHLVGSGRPLAHVVAGRGLHSMVLWGPPGSGKTTLARLVAGQYEAEFIALSAVLAGVKDVRAAVERAQALQAEGRRTVLFLDEVHRFNKAQQDAFLPWVEDGTLTFIGATTENPSFELNSALLSRARVYVLKALSQEALLAILRQALGDTERGLGPRAPVLSDEQLAAIAEAADGDARRALNLLELAADLADAAQADGEPPHGARELDEATFAALLSGGYRRFDKRGEAFYDQISALHKSVRGTDPDAALYWLARMIDGGCDPVYIARRVVRMASEDIGNADPRGLALALDAWDAYERLGSPEGELALAQAVAYLACAPKSNAVYRAWGQAQADAAKLGSLPVPLHLRNAPTRLMKELGYGRDYRYAHDEAGGFAAGEQYFPDEMQPRRYYEPPPRGLELKIGEKLAKLREESAAARQRRGAKEEKKD encoded by the coding sequence ATGGCGCGCGGCGAGAGCGGGGCGGACATGCGCCCGCTGGCGGATCGCATGCGTCCACGTTCCCTGGCCGAGTATGCCGGGCAGGCGCACCTGGTCGGCAGCGGGCGGCCGCTGGCGCACGTGGTGGCCGGGCGCGGGCTGCATTCCATGGTGCTGTGGGGTCCGCCCGGCAGCGGCAAGACCACGCTGGCGCGCCTGGTGGCGGGCCAGTACGAAGCGGAGTTCATCGCGCTGTCCGCGGTGCTGGCCGGCGTCAAGGACGTGCGCGCCGCGGTGGAGCGGGCCCAGGCGCTGCAAGCCGAGGGCCGGCGCACGGTGCTGTTCCTCGACGAGGTGCATCGCTTCAACAAGGCCCAGCAGGATGCCTTCCTGCCCTGGGTCGAGGACGGCACGCTGACGTTCATCGGCGCCACCACCGAGAATCCCAGCTTCGAGCTCAACAGCGCCCTGTTGTCGCGCGCCCGCGTGTACGTGCTCAAGGCGCTGTCGCAGGAGGCCCTGCTGGCCATCCTGCGCCAGGCGCTGGGCGACACGGAGCGCGGCCTCGGGCCGCGGGCCCCGGTGCTGAGCGATGAGCAGCTTGCCGCGATTGCCGAGGCCGCCGACGGTGATGCCCGGCGCGCCCTGAATCTCCTCGAGCTGGCCGCGGACCTCGCCGACGCCGCGCAGGCCGATGGGGAGCCGCCCCACGGGGCGCGCGAGCTCGACGAGGCGACATTCGCAGCCCTGCTCTCCGGCGGGTACCGGCGTTTCGACAAGCGCGGCGAAGCCTTCTACGACCAGATCTCGGCGTTGCACAAGTCGGTGCGCGGCACCGATCCCGATGCCGCACTGTACTGGCTCGCGCGCATGATCGACGGCGGCTGCGACCCGGTCTACATTGCGCGGCGCGTGGTGCGCATGGCGAGCGAAGACATCGGCAACGCCGATCCCCGCGGCCTGGCGCTGGCCCTGGATGCGTGGGACGCCTACGAACGTCTCGGCAGTCCCGAAGGCGAACTGGCGCTGGCGCAGGCGGTGGCCTACCTGGCGTGCGCGCCGAAAAGCAACGCCGTTTACCGTGCCTGGGGCCAGGCGCAGGCGGACGCGGCGAAACTGGGTTCATTGCCGGTGCCGCTGCACCTGCGCAACGCGCCGACGCGCCTGATGAAGGAGCTAGGCTACGGGCGCGACTATCGGTACGCCCACGACGAGGCCGGCGGGTTCGCAGCGGGCGAGCAGTATTTCCCGGACGAGATGCAGCCGCGACGCTATTACGAGCCGCCGCCGCGCGGGCTGGAGTTGAAGATCGGCGAGAAGCTCGCCAAGCTGCGCGAGGAATCCGCCGCCGCACGGCAACGGCGCGGCGCCAAGGAAGAGAAGAAGGACTGA
- a CDS encoding DNA translocase FtsK: MGLSVGRAAREGALWIGWALALILLWALASYSPADPGFASTGAGGEMSNAAGPAGAWVSSFLYVLFGHPAYLFPVLLAGAGWFISRGGSAADLPESRVLALRGGGFLVTLAASCGLATLHFAGNGLPETAGGILGQLTGLGLAAVLSFLGATLLLLALWLAGVSLFTGVSWLAVMDRVGRLTLAAGAALQQGIENIRDRIAGRKAAQARQESVERKKRSVVRKAPPRIEPVLAPVEKSERVEKERQVPLFETPAPGEIPPLGLLDEAPPKVGGYSDEALEAMSRLVELKLRDFGVEVEVVAVHPGPVVTRFELAPAPGVKVSQISNLAKDLARALSAIAVRVVEVIPGKPTVGLEIPNERRELVTLGEILTSRAYDEMKSPLALALGKDIGGAPTVADLARMPHLLIAGTTGSGKSVAINAMVLSLLYKATPEQVRLIMVDPKMLELSVYEGIPHLLSPVVTDMNEAANALRWCVAEMERRYRLMAALAVRNIGGFNRKLKEAEQRGEPLRDPLFKPEDHIEGTEAPLLTPLPFIVVVIDELADLMMVVGKKVEELIARLAQKARASGIHLIVATQRPSVDVITGLIKANIPSRIAFQVSAKVDSRTILDQMGAESLLGHGDMLFLPPGTGVPQRVHGAFVSDAEVLRVVKHLKAAGPPVYLDEVLEGPSQPVPGLSPQAGGGIMDDGEQDPLYDEAVRIVTETRKASISGVQRRLKIGYNRAARLVETMEEAGLVGPLQTNGSREVLAPPPPED; the protein is encoded by the coding sequence ATGGGCCTGTCCGTCGGGCGGGCGGCCCGGGAGGGTGCCTTGTGGATCGGCTGGGCGCTGGCGCTGATCCTGCTCTGGGCGCTGGCCAGTTACAGTCCGGCGGACCCGGGCTTTGCCTCCACCGGGGCGGGCGGCGAGATGAGCAACGCCGCCGGGCCGGCCGGCGCCTGGGTCTCGAGTTTTCTTTACGTCCTGTTCGGTCACCCGGCTTACCTGTTCCCGGTCCTGCTGGCGGGCGCGGGCTGGTTCATTTCCCGCGGCGGCTCGGCCGCCGACCTGCCGGAGAGCCGCGTGCTGGCACTGCGCGGCGGCGGGTTCCTGGTGACGCTGGCTGCGAGCTGTGGTCTCGCCACGCTGCATTTCGCCGGCAACGGCCTGCCCGAGACGGCAGGCGGGATCCTCGGCCAGCTGACCGGCCTCGGCCTCGCCGCGGTGCTCAGTTTCCTCGGCGCGACCTTGCTGCTTCTGGCGCTGTGGCTTGCCGGCGTGTCCCTGTTCACCGGCGTGTCCTGGCTCGCAGTCATGGACCGGGTCGGACGGCTGACGCTCGCCGCCGGGGCCGCCCTGCAACAGGGCATCGAGAACATTCGCGACCGGATCGCCGGGCGCAAGGCGGCACAGGCCCGGCAGGAATCGGTGGAGCGCAAGAAGCGCAGCGTGGTGCGCAAGGCGCCGCCGCGCATCGAGCCGGTGCTGGCGCCGGTCGAGAAGAGCGAGCGGGTGGAGAAGGAACGCCAGGTGCCGCTGTTCGAGACGCCGGCGCCGGGCGAGATCCCGCCGCTCGGCCTGCTGGACGAGGCGCCGCCGAAAGTGGGCGGCTACTCGGACGAGGCCCTCGAGGCCATGTCGCGCCTGGTGGAACTGAAGCTGCGCGATTTCGGCGTCGAGGTCGAGGTCGTGGCGGTCCATCCCGGGCCGGTGGTGACGCGCTTCGAGCTGGCCCCGGCGCCGGGCGTGAAGGTCAGCCAGATCAGCAATCTCGCCAAGGACCTGGCGCGGGCGCTGTCCGCGATCGCGGTGCGCGTGGTCGAGGTCATACCCGGCAAGCCGACGGTGGGCCTGGAGATTCCCAACGAGCGGCGCGAGCTGGTCACGCTCGGCGAAATCCTCACCTCGCGCGCCTACGACGAGATGAAGTCGCCGCTGGCGCTGGCGCTGGGCAAGGACATCGGCGGGGCACCGACGGTCGCGGACCTGGCGCGCATGCCCCACCTTTTGATCGCCGGCACCACCGGCTCGGGCAAGTCGGTGGCCATCAACGCCATGGTGCTGTCGCTGCTCTACAAGGCCACGCCCGAACAGGTGCGGCTGATCATGGTGGACCCGAAGATGCTCGAGCTCTCGGTGTACGAGGGCATCCCGCACCTGCTGTCGCCGGTGGTGACGGACATGAACGAGGCCGCCAACGCGCTGCGCTGGTGCGTGGCGGAGATGGAGCGGCGCTACCGCCTCATGGCCGCGCTCGCGGTGCGCAACATCGGTGGTTTCAACCGCAAGCTGAAAGAGGCCGAGCAGCGCGGCGAGCCGCTGCGGGATCCGCTGTTCAAGCCGGAAGACCATATCGAGGGCACGGAGGCGCCGTTGCTGACCCCGCTGCCGTTCATCGTCGTGGTGATCGACGAGCTCGCCGACCTGATGATGGTGGTGGGCAAGAAAGTCGAGGAGCTGATCGCGCGCCTGGCGCAGAAAGCGCGCGCCTCGGGCATCCACCTCATCGTCGCCACGCAGCGGCCGTCGGTGGACGTGATCACCGGCCTGATCAAGGCCAACATTCCCTCGCGTATCGCCTTCCAGGTCTCCGCCAAGGTGGATTCCCGCACCATCCTCGACCAGATGGGCGCGGAGAGCCTGCTGGGTCATGGCGACATGTTGTTCCTGCCGCCCGGGACCGGCGTGCCGCAGCGCGTGCACGGCGCCTTCGTGTCGGATGCCGAGGTGCTGCGGGTGGTCAAGCACCTCAAGGCGGCCGGGCCGCCGGTGTATCTCGACGAGGTGCTGGAAGGACCGTCCCAGCCTGTGCCGGGGCTGTCGCCCCAGGCCGGCGGCGGCATCATGGACGACGGCGAGCAGGACCCGCTCTACGACGAGGCGGTGCGCATCGTCACCGAGACCCGCAAGGCCTCGATCTCGGGCGTGCAGCGGCGCCTCAAGATCGGCTACAACCGGGCCGCGCGCCTGGTCGAGACCATGGAGGAGGCCGGGCTGGTCGGGCCGCTGCAAACCAACGGCAGCCGCGAAGTGCTGGCGCCGCCGCCGCCGGAGGATTGA
- the serS gene encoding serine--tRNA ligase, translating into MLDPKLLRNDLEGTARALARRGYELDTARFAGLEARRKSLQVQADELRNERNTRSKAIGRAKASGEDVTPLLAEVADLGDRLKGAETALAEVQAELEAGLYDLPNLLDASVPDGADENANLEVRRWGEPRSFDFVARDHVDLGLIDFEAAAKISGARFAVMRGYVARLHRALIQFMLDLHTSEHRYTEIYAPYIVNGQSLVGTGQLPKFRADLFALEGEQDFYLIPTAEVPVTNLVRGEILPASELPLRMTGHTPCFRSEAGAYGKDTRGMIRQHQFEKVELVQVVRPQDSMAALEELTGHAERVLQLLELPYRVMLLCSGDTGQASMKTYDLEVWLPGQQRYREISSCSNCGDYQSRRMLARWRNPETGKPELVHTLNGSGVAAGRALVAVLENYQQADGSVVVPDVLQPWMGGVEVIPAVAS; encoded by the coding sequence ATGCTCGATCCCAAGCTGTTGAGGAATGACCTCGAAGGCACGGCCCGCGCCCTGGCGCGGCGCGGCTATGAACTGGACACTGCGCGCTTCGCGGGCCTGGAGGCGCGGCGCAAGAGCCTGCAGGTGCAGGCGGACGAGTTGCGCAACGAGCGCAACACGCGGTCCAAGGCCATCGGCCGCGCCAAGGCATCCGGCGAGGACGTGACGCCGTTGCTGGCCGAAGTGGCCGACCTGGGCGATCGGCTGAAGGGGGCGGAGACGGCGCTGGCGGAGGTCCAGGCAGAGCTGGAAGCGGGGCTCTACGACCTGCCCAACTTGCTCGATGCGAGCGTGCCGGACGGCGCGGATGAAAACGCCAACCTGGAGGTGCGGCGCTGGGGCGAACCGCGCAGTTTCGACTTCGTGGCGAGGGACCATGTCGACCTGGGGCTGATCGATTTTGAGGCGGCCGCGAAGATTTCCGGCGCGCGTTTTGCCGTGATGCGGGGGTACGTCGCGCGCCTGCACCGGGCGCTGATCCAGTTCATGCTCGACCTGCACACCAGCGAGCATCGCTACACGGAGATCTACGCGCCTTACATTGTCAACGGGCAGAGCCTGGTCGGCACCGGCCAGCTGCCGAAGTTCCGCGCCGACCTGTTTGCCCTGGAGGGCGAGCAGGATTTCTATCTCATCCCCACGGCCGAAGTGCCCGTGACCAACCTCGTGCGGGGAGAGATCCTGCCGGCCTCAGAACTGCCCCTGCGCATGACCGGGCACACGCCGTGCTTCCGTTCGGAGGCCGGCGCCTATGGCAAGGACACGCGCGGCATGATCCGCCAGCACCAGTTCGAGAAGGTCGAGCTGGTGCAGGTGGTGCGGCCGCAGGATTCGATGGCGGCGCTGGAAGAGCTCACCGGCCACGCCGAGCGCGTGCTGCAGCTGCTGGAGCTGCCGTACCGCGTCATGCTCCTGTGCAGCGGCGACACCGGCCAGGCCTCGATGAAGACCTACGACCTCGAGGTCTGGCTCCCCGGCCAGCAGCGGTACCGCGAGATCTCGTCCTGTTCCAACTGCGGCGACTACCAGTCGCGGCGCATGCTGGCGCGGTGGCGCAACCCCGAGACCGGCAAGCCCGAGCTGGTGCACACGCTGAACGGCTCCGGCGTGGCGGCCGGGCGCGCGCTGGTCGCGGTGCTGGAAAACTACCAGCAGGCCGACGGCTCAGTCGTGGTGCCGGACGTGCTGCAGCCCTGGATGGGCGGCGTCGAGGTCATTCCAGCCGTGGCCAGCTAG
- a CDS encoding GNAT family N-acetyltransferase, with translation MQLRILHSLAEVPRADWDRLAGPDNPFLRWDYLEALERSGAVSPDTGWHPQHLLLEDGGRPLGALPLYLKDHSWGEFVFDFAWADAYRQAGLEYYPKLVAAVPFTPVPGPRLLLAGAADTTAASVQLLEAARSLAGELGASSLHLLLPAEPQLEALGAAGLSLRQDCQFHWFDDGYGDFEGFLGALTAEKRKKFRRERRRVQEAGIHFEWLRGEDIGGTLLDDVYDFYASSFLRRGMAPYFPPAFWSLLLERMPGNIRVVLARKEGVAVAAAIFFLGGGVLYGRYWGCLQDYHSLHFETCFYQGIELALAEGCHRFEPGAQGEHKLRRGFRPVPTWSAHWLAHPAFARAVEAWLARERQHVAAYIEAAAQHLPFRRDAGAT, from the coding sequence ATGCAGCTGCGCATCCTGCACTCGCTGGCCGAGGTCCCGCGCGCCGACTGGGACCGCCTTGCCGGGCCGGACAATCCTTTCCTGCGCTGGGACTACCTCGAGGCCCTCGAGCGCAGCGGCGCGGTAAGCCCCGACACCGGCTGGCATCCGCAGCACCTCCTGCTGGAGGACGGCGGCCGGCCGCTCGGCGCCTTGCCCCTGTACCTGAAAGACCATTCCTGGGGCGAGTTCGTGTTCGACTTCGCGTGGGCCGACGCCTATCGCCAGGCCGGGCTCGAGTACTACCCGAAGCTGGTGGCTGCAGTGCCGTTCACGCCGGTGCCCGGCCCGCGCTTGCTGCTCGCCGGGGCCGCTGACACGACCGCGGCGTCCGTGCAGCTGCTGGAGGCCGCGCGCAGCCTGGCCGGCGAGCTCGGGGCCTCGTCGCTCCACCTGCTGCTGCCCGCCGAGCCCCAGCTCGAAGCCCTCGGCGCTGCCGGACTGAGCCTGCGCCAGGACTGCCAGTTCCACTGGTTCGACGACGGCTACGGCGATTTCGAGGGCTTCCTCGGTGCGCTCACCGCGGAGAAGCGGAAGAAATTCCGTCGCGAGCGGCGCCGCGTGCAGGAGGCCGGCATCCACTTCGAGTGGCTCCGCGGCGAAGACATCGGCGGGACCCTGCTGGACGATGTCTACGACTTCTACGCCTCCAGCTTCCTGCGCCGGGGCATGGCGCCCTACTTCCCGCCCGCGTTCTGGTCCCTCCTGCTGGAGCGCATGCCCGGGAACATCCGCGTGGTGCTGGCGCGCAAGGAGGGCGTGGCGGTGGCTGCGGCAATCTTCTTCCTCGGCGGCGGCGTGCTGTACGGGCGCTACTGGGGCTGCCTGCAGGACTACCACAGCCTGCACTTCGAGACCTGTTTCTACCAGGGGATCGAGCTCGCCCTGGCCGAGGGCTGCCACCGTTTCGAGCCCGGCGCCCAGGGCGAGCACAAGCTGCGGCGTGGTTTCCGGCCGGTCCCGACCTGGTCCGCCCACTGGCTGGCGCACCCGGCCTTCGCCCGCGCTGTGGAGGCATGGCTGGCCCGCGAGCGCCAGCACGTCGCAGCCTACATCGAGGCAGCCGCGCAGCACCTGCCCTTCCGCCGCGATGCGGGAGCCACGTGA
- a CDS encoding VanZ family protein produces the protein MIARLVMAWRLLAWGMALAILVGSLWPSMPSVAGGISDKLLHFLAYAALALVFAAAFSRRHWLAIALGLAVFGALIEMLQHWLPGRRAGEWMDQASNLGGIAVGLTLALAVPHRWRRKLDRVLGRPEGVA, from the coding sequence ATGATCGCCCGCCTGGTCATGGCCTGGCGCCTGCTCGCCTGGGGCATGGCGCTCGCGATCCTCGTCGGCAGCTTGTGGCCGAGCATGCCGTCCGTGGCCGGCGGAATCTCCGACAAGCTGCTGCATTTCCTCGCCTACGCGGCGCTGGCGCTGGTGTTTGCCGCGGCTTTCAGCCGTCGCCACTGGCTGGCCATCGCCCTGGGACTGGCCGTGTTCGGCGCCCTCATCGAGATGCTGCAGCACTGGCTGCCCGGCAGGCGCGCGGGGGAATGGATGGACCAGGCGTCGAACCTCGGCGGCATCGCGGTGGGGCTGACGCTCGCGCTGGCGGTGCCGCATCGCTGGCGCCGCAAGCTGGACCGCGTGCTCGGCCGTCCGGAGGGCGTGGCGTGA
- the aat gene encoding leucyl/phenylalanyl-tRNA--protein transferase, whose amino-acid sequence MSRGLHWLGPAGSPVSFPPPQAALREPNGLLAAGGDLSPQRLLAAYRRGIFPWYEEGQPILWWSPDPRTVILPQELHVSRRLRRELARGSFTASFDNDFGAVIRGCARLDDPEPGTWITPEMMTAYGRLHALGHAHSVETWRDGMLVGGLYGVSLGGAFFAESMFSRVSNASKIALVHLAAALPAHGLRMIDCQLPSAHLARLGARNLSRRDFLALLEECLSEPSPGPDCWSRERVEVRPPAASH is encoded by the coding sequence GTGAGCCGCGGCCTGCACTGGCTGGGGCCGGCCGGCAGCCCGGTCTCCTTCCCGCCGCCGCAAGCTGCCCTGCGTGAACCCAACGGCCTCCTGGCCGCCGGTGGCGATCTCTCGCCGCAGCGACTGCTCGCGGCCTATCGCCGCGGCATTTTCCCCTGGTACGAAGAAGGCCAGCCGATACTCTGGTGGTCGCCGGACCCGCGCACGGTGATCCTGCCGCAAGAACTCCACGTGTCGCGCCGCTTGCGCCGCGAACTGGCGCGGGGAAGCTTCACGGCCTCGTTCGACAACGACTTCGGCGCCGTGATCCGCGGCTGCGCCCGTCTCGACGACCCGGAGCCGGGGACCTGGATCACCCCGGAGATGATGACGGCCTACGGGCGACTCCACGCGCTGGGCCATGCCCATTCCGTGGAGACCTGGCGCGACGGCATGCTGGTCGGCGGCCTGTACGGCGTCAGCCTGGGCGGCGCATTCTTCGCCGAATCCATGTTCAGCCGGGTGAGCAACGCGTCCAAGATCGCCCTCGTCCACCTCGCCGCGGCGCTGCCGGCGCACGGGCTGAGAATGATCGACTGCCAGCTGCCCTCGGCCCATCTCGCCCGCCTGGGCGCACGCAACCTGTCACGGCGGGACTTCCTGGCGCTGCTGGAGGAGTGCCTTTCCGAGCCGTCGCCGGGACCGGACTGCTGGTCGCGCGAGCGGGTCGAGGTGAGGCCCCCGGCCGCCTCGCATTGA